In Streptomyces sp. NBC_01426, one genomic interval encodes:
- a CDS encoding DUF4129 domain-containing protein: MSTGGLITIGAAALLPGAETPPLTTPRDAAREAAERELSKAAYHRNDPGLIQRAFDRFWEWLGDFLDSASGATPGGGFGLLAVLVLIVLAVAALWWRLGSPRRTAAGPGLLFDDGLRSAADHRATADAHAAAGRWTEAVQERMRAVVRSLEERTLLDPRPGRTADEAATEAAVSLPDHGADLRAAARAFDDVTYGGRTGDPDTYDRLRTLDITLERAKPLLTGPTA, encoded by the coding sequence ATGAGCACGGGGGGACTCATCACCATCGGCGCCGCGGCCCTGCTGCCCGGCGCCGAGACGCCACCGCTGACGACGCCGCGCGACGCCGCCCGCGAGGCCGCCGAACGCGAACTGTCCAAGGCGGCGTACCACCGCAACGACCCGGGCCTGATCCAGCGCGCCTTCGACCGGTTCTGGGAGTGGCTGGGCGACTTCCTCGACTCCGCCTCCGGGGCGACCCCCGGAGGCGGCTTCGGCCTGCTCGCCGTCCTCGTCCTGATCGTGCTGGCCGTCGCCGCCCTGTGGTGGCGCCTCGGTTCCCCCCGCCGCACCGCGGCCGGCCCGGGGCTCCTCTTCGACGACGGCCTCCGCAGCGCAGCCGACCACCGGGCGACCGCCGACGCCCACGCCGCCGCGGGCCGCTGGACCGAGGCCGTCCAGGAACGCATGCGGGCCGTCGTCCGCTCCCTGGAGGAACGCACCCTCCTGGACCCGCGCCCCGGCCGCACCGCCGACGAGGCCGCCACCGAGGCCGCCGTCTCCCTGCCGGACCACGGGGCCGACCTCCGCGCGGCGGCTCGCGCCTTCGACGACGTCACCTACGGCGGCCGCACCGGCGATCCCGACACCTACGACCGCCTGCGCACCCTCGACATCACCCTGGAACGCGCCAAGCCGCTCCTGACGGGACCCACGGCATGA
- a CDS encoding glycerophosphoryl diester phosphodiesterase membrane domain-containing protein produces MNDSPGWATPGSSPSEDRSGQDGQGSQGSGSEGADGTPPPARPAQPSDDPRWSATQPPPGQWSSPGTEAPAPAQAPQPPQGPGWGAPGQQPGAPGGPSYGSPYGGHYSGPYGPYGHPGAPWGPPPAAKPGVIPLRPLGLGEILDGAVSTMRSHWRSVLPITLLVAVIVQVVGVLVQKYVLEDLETYPRGGSAIDLSVGDVAGYMALTGATYLVQILGTILATAMLTMIFSRAILGQRSSVATAWRESRSQLPRLIGLTLLLGLALVVAVGVLILPAILFESIGLAFLTLLVVAPVAVWLGIALSLASPALMLEKSTVFKAIARSWKLVKGSWWRIFGITLLTGLITAIITGIIYYPLSMIGVFAFGNGLDSVMDGTASSSWGFLILGGVALIIAQTITMPIQAGVTVLLYVDQRIRREALDLDLARAAGVDTPATDPHPGAAPGHGG; encoded by the coding sequence ATGAACGACTCTCCGGGCTGGGCTACGCCCGGATCCTCCCCTTCCGAGGACCGCAGCGGTCAGGACGGCCAGGGGAGCCAGGGCTCCGGCAGCGAGGGCGCAGACGGCACACCGCCGCCCGCACGGCCCGCACAACCCTCCGACGACCCCCGCTGGTCCGCCACCCAGCCGCCGCCCGGCCAGTGGTCGAGCCCCGGCACCGAGGCACCGGCCCCCGCGCAGGCCCCCCAGCCCCCGCAGGGCCCCGGCTGGGGAGCCCCCGGCCAACAGCCCGGCGCCCCGGGCGGCCCGTCGTACGGATCCCCCTACGGCGGCCACTACAGCGGCCCGTACGGCCCGTACGGCCACCCCGGAGCCCCCTGGGGCCCGCCGCCCGCCGCCAAGCCCGGTGTCATCCCGCTGCGCCCCCTGGGCCTCGGCGAGATCCTCGACGGCGCCGTCAGCACCATGCGCAGCCACTGGCGCTCGGTCCTGCCGATCACCCTGCTCGTGGCCGTGATCGTCCAGGTCGTCGGCGTGCTCGTGCAGAAGTACGTCCTGGAGGACCTGGAGACGTACCCCCGCGGCGGTTCGGCGATCGACCTGTCCGTCGGTGACGTCGCCGGATACATGGCACTGACGGGCGCCACCTACCTCGTCCAGATCCTCGGCACGATCCTGGCCACGGCCATGCTCACGATGATCTTCAGTCGGGCGATCCTCGGCCAACGCTCCAGCGTCGCCACCGCCTGGCGCGAATCCCGTTCGCAACTGCCGCGCCTGATCGGACTCACCCTGCTGCTGGGCCTCGCGCTGGTCGTGGCCGTCGGCGTGCTCATCCTGCCCGCCATCCTCTTCGAGAGCATCGGACTGGCGTTCCTGACCCTGCTCGTGGTGGCCCCGGTCGCCGTGTGGCTGGGCATCGCCCTCAGCCTGGCCTCGCCCGCGCTGATGCTGGAGAAGAGCACCGTCTTCAAGGCCATCGCCCGCTCCTGGAAGCTCGTCAAGGGCTCCTGGTGGCGCATCTTCGGCATCACCCTGCTGACCGGCCTCATCACCGCGATCATCACGGGGATCATCTACTACCCGCTCTCGATGATCGGCGTCTTCGCCTTCGGCAACGGCCTCGACAGCGTCATGGACGGCACCGCCTCCAGCTCTTGGGGCTTCCTGATCCTCGGCGGCGTCGCCCTGATCATCGCGCAGACGATCACCATGCCGATCCAGGCCGGCGTCACCGTCCTGCTCTACGTCGACCAGCGCATCCGCCGCGAGGCCCTCGACCTGGACCTCGCCCGGGCCGCCGGAGTCGACACCCCCGCCACCGACCCGCACCCGGGCGCCGCCCCGGGCCACGGGGGCTGA
- the mtrA gene encoding two-component system response regulator MtrA: protein MMSSMKGRVLVVDDDTALAEMLGIVLRGEGFEPSFVADGDKALAAFREAKPDLVLLDLMLPGRDGIEVCRLIRAESGVPIVMLTAKSDTVDVVVGLESGADDYIVKPFKPKELVARIRARLRRSEEPAPEQLTIGDLVIDVAGHSVKRDGASIALTPLEFDLLVALARKPWQVFTREVLLEQVWGYRHAADTRLVNVHVQRLRSKVEKDPERPEIVVTVRGVGYKAGPS, encoded by the coding sequence ATGATGTCAAGCATGAAGGGACGAGTCCTTGTCGTCGACGACGACACCGCGCTGGCCGAGATGCTCGGCATTGTGCTGCGTGGAGAAGGTTTTGAGCCGTCGTTCGTAGCTGACGGTGACAAGGCGCTGGCTGCCTTTCGGGAGGCGAAGCCGGATCTGGTCCTGCTCGACCTCATGCTGCCCGGACGGGACGGCATAGAGGTCTGCAGGTTGATCCGGGCGGAGTCGGGAGTGCCGATCGTCATGCTCACGGCCAAGAGCGACACGGTCGATGTGGTGGTGGGCCTCGAATCCGGGGCCGACGACTACATCGTCAAGCCGTTCAAGCCGAAGGAGCTGGTGGCCCGCATCCGAGCCCGCCTGCGCCGGTCGGAGGAGCCCGCGCCCGAGCAGCTGACCATCGGTGACCTGGTCATCGACGTGGCCGGCCACTCGGTCAAGCGCGACGGTGCGTCCATCGCCCTGACCCCGCTGGAGTTCGACCTGCTGGTCGCCCTCGCGCGCAAGCCCTGGCAGGTGTTCACCCGTGAGGTGCTGCTGGAGCAGGTCTGGGGCTATCGGCACGCCGCCGACACCCGGTTGGTCAACGTGCACGTACAGCGACTGCGCTCCAAGGTCGAGAAGGACCCGGAGCGGCCCGAGATCGTCGTGACGGTGCGCGGTGTCGGCTACAAGGCCGGGCCGAGCTGA
- the mtrB gene encoding MtrAB system histidine kinase MtrB, producing the protein MPRGGPRRGVLRGGRLLRDGAPGGPVLRLFVHLARRPLLPAVRIWRRNIQLRVVAATLLMSLGVVLALGFVVIAQVSKGLLDAKEEAAQSQAAGGFAVAQEKANTPFAADGPDANDNKVGRDASTWMNSLVKQLASGGQTAFEVAALGAGTGEESGPGPGAQGVKGARASGNVDPTASVPASLRRAVNHATGTFKTFSQIRYTAGAEEKAPEPALVIGKRLTDINGAPYDLYYLFPLSQEEESLNLIKVTIATAGVFVVVLLGAIAWLVVRQVVNPVRMAAGIAERLSAGRLQERMKVTGEDDIARLGEAFNKMAQNLHTKIQQLEDLSRMQRRFVSDVSHELRTPLTTVRMAADVIHDARVDFDPVTARSAELLAGQLDRFESLLADLLEISRFDAGAAALEAEPIDLREVVRRVIDGAEPLAEHKGSRIRVLGDTQPVIAEADSRRVERVLRNLVVNAVEHGEGRDVVVRLASAGGAVAVAVRDYGVGLKPGEATRVFNRFWRADPARARTTGGTGLGLSIAVEDARLHGGWLQAWGEPGGGSQFRLTLPRTADEPLRGSPIPLEPEDSRSNRARAAAEAAGRGEARGNGDGRRQGGPGASTAERSAIPPRSAVAGAVPVPADPTALPGNGARVVARPADQATQEDGSGGR; encoded by the coding sequence ATGCCCCGGGGAGGCCCCCGCAGGGGGGTCCTGCGGGGTGGCCGGCTGCTCCGGGACGGAGCACCCGGCGGCCCTGTGCTGCGGCTGTTCGTGCACCTCGCACGACGGCCGCTGCTTCCGGCTGTCCGGATCTGGCGGCGCAACATCCAACTCCGGGTGGTCGCGGCGACCCTGCTGATGTCGCTCGGCGTGGTCCTCGCGCTCGGTTTCGTCGTCATCGCCCAGGTCAGCAAGGGGCTCCTCGACGCCAAGGAGGAGGCCGCCCAGAGCCAGGCCGCAGGAGGCTTCGCGGTCGCACAGGAGAAGGCCAACACGCCGTTCGCGGCGGACGGGCCCGACGCGAACGACAACAAGGTCGGGCGCGACGCCAGCACCTGGATGAACTCCCTCGTCAAGCAGCTGGCCAGTGGTGGCCAGACCGCCTTCGAGGTCGCCGCGCTCGGCGCCGGCACCGGCGAGGAGAGCGGCCCCGGTCCGGGAGCCCAGGGAGTCAAGGGCGCCCGCGCCTCCGGCAACGTCGATCCGACCGCCAGCGTCCCGGCCTCGCTGCGGCGGGCCGTCAACCACGCCACCGGCACGTTCAAGACGTTCTCCCAGATCCGCTACACCGCGGGCGCCGAGGAGAAGGCGCCCGAACCCGCGCTGGTCATCGGCAAACGCCTGACCGACATCAACGGGGCCCCGTACGACCTGTACTACCTCTTCCCGCTCAGCCAGGAAGAGGAATCCCTCAACCTGATCAAGGTCACCATCGCCACCGCCGGGGTGTTCGTCGTCGTACTGCTCGGCGCGATCGCCTGGCTCGTCGTGCGCCAGGTCGTCAACCCCGTGCGGATGGCCGCCGGGATCGCGGAGCGGCTCTCCGCCGGGCGGCTCCAGGAACGGATGAAGGTCACCGGCGAGGACGACATCGCCCGTTTGGGCGAGGCCTTCAACAAGATGGCCCAGAACCTCCACACCAAGATTCAGCAGCTGGAGGACCTCTCCCGGATGCAGCGGCGGTTCGTCTCGGACGTCTCGCACGAGCTGCGGACCCCGCTCACGACCGTCCGCATGGCCGCCGACGTCATCCACGACGCGCGCGTCGACTTCGACCCCGTCACCGCGCGCTCCGCCGAGCTCCTCGCCGGACAGCTCGACCGGTTCGAGTCGCTGCTCGCCGACCTGCTGGAGATCAGCCGGTTCGACGCGGGCGCGGCCGCGCTGGAGGCGGAACCCATCGACCTGCGCGAGGTCGTCCGCCGGGTCATCGACGGCGCCGAACCGCTCGCCGAGCACAAGGGCAGCCGGATCCGCGTCCTCGGCGACACCCAGCCCGTCATAGCCGAAGCCGACTCGCGGCGCGTCGAGCGCGTCCTGCGCAACCTCGTCGTCAACGCCGTGGAACACGGCGAGGGCCGCGACGTGGTGGTGCGGCTCGCGTCCGCGGGCGGGGCCGTCGCCGTCGCCGTACGGGACTACGGGGTCGGACTCAAGCCGGGCGAGGCCACCCGCGTGTTCAACCGCTTCTGGCGGGCCGACCCGGCCCGCGCCCGCACCACCGGCGGGACCGGCCTCGGCCTGTCGATCGCCGTCGAGGACGCCCGGCTGCACGGCGGCTGGCTCCAGGCCTGGGGCGAGCCCGGCGGCGGCTCGCAGTTCCGCCTCACCCTGCCCAGGACCGCCGACGAACCGCTGCGCGGATCCCCGATCCCGCTGGAGCCGGAGGACTCGCGGTCCAACCGGGCCAGGGCCGCCGCCGAGGCCGCGGGCCGCGGCGAAGCCCGCGGCAACGGCGACGGACGCCGGCAGGGCGGTCCGGGCGCCTCCACCGCCGAGCGTTCCGCGATACCGCCGCGCTCGGCCGTCGCCGGAGCCGTGCCGGTGCCCGCGGACCCCACGGCGCTGCCCGGCAACGGAGCGCGCGTCGTCGCCCGGCCGGCCGACCAGGCAACCCAGGAGGATGGATCCGGTGGACGCTGA
- a CDS encoding LpqB family beta-propeller domain-containing protein, with protein MDAEREPAGARAPRRGTARAGVAVGAVGLLLAGCASMPDRGEVREVRASQGVDSQVRVFGVPPADKASPTDIVDGFLEAMTSDDPQLETARKYLTDDAAKNWKPGSTVTVLSAGLDRFPVQGDKESEGHRWKVTGKKLATVDERSAYQPETGGGRYEEYLQLVKFKDQWRIATPPSTLVLSESDFQRIYKPVNKYYFGDGTLVNDPVYVRQRSDPDSRMDPTTQTVQSLLAGPSKWLGPVVTTSFLTGTELAPGTKSLSLDGQNTLRVPLKLDNKAAHVPQSQCQKMATQLLYTIKDLTASRLDRVELQRADGKTTLCWVTRASAAPLANRVPSQVHQYYVDKDFRLVRMSLNVAAEEQQPQEKPESVPGPLATAATFKVGSAAVTYDEKRAAVVSEDGRGLHVVNMTTAGPMPPALLTSKGRLSAPSWDAHGDLWVADLDPQNQGLWRVPGGTGTPQKVDVAGLDDGKITGLKASPDGVRIALLVQKGDDRKNLYVGRIERPERKGDVSPVSVRELRPAAPQMADVMAMSWAPRGRLLVVGKENGGITQARYMLADGSMVAASLPGAAGLTGIGAYEDEAQPVVASSDEDGIVWLPPGAQWRTVAAGGRAPVYPG; from the coding sequence GTGGACGCTGAGCGCGAGCCCGCGGGCGCACGGGCGCCGCGGCGGGGCACCGCACGGGCCGGCGTCGCCGTCGGCGCGGTCGGGCTGCTGCTGGCCGGCTGCGCCTCCATGCCCGACCGGGGCGAGGTCCGCGAGGTGCGGGCCTCGCAGGGCGTCGACTCGCAGGTGCGGGTCTTCGGCGTGCCGCCGGCCGACAAGGCCAGCCCGACCGACATCGTCGACGGCTTCCTGGAGGCGATGACCAGCGACGATCCGCAGCTGGAGACCGCCCGCAAGTACCTCACCGACGACGCGGCGAAGAACTGGAAGCCCGGCTCGACCGTCACCGTGCTCTCCGCCGGCCTCGACCGGTTCCCCGTCCAGGGCGACAAGGAGTCCGAGGGGCACCGCTGGAAGGTCACCGGCAAGAAGCTGGCGACCGTGGACGAGCGCAGCGCCTACCAGCCGGAGACCGGCGGCGGCCGCTACGAGGAGTACCTCCAGCTGGTCAAGTTCAAGGACCAGTGGCGGATCGCGACGCCCCCCAGCACCCTCGTGCTCAGCGAGTCCGACTTCCAGCGCATCTACAAGCCCGTCAACAAGTACTACTTCGGCGACGGGACGCTGGTCAACGACCCGGTGTACGTGCGCCAGCGCAGCGATCCCGACTCGCGGATGGACCCGACCACCCAGACCGTGCAGTCGTTGCTCGCCGGTCCCTCCAAGTGGCTCGGGCCGGTCGTCACCACCAGCTTCCTGACGGGGACGGAACTGGCCCCGGGCACCAAGTCGCTCTCCCTGGACGGCCAGAACACGCTGCGCGTGCCGCTCAAGCTCGACAACAAGGCCGCGCACGTCCCGCAGTCGCAGTGCCAGAAGATGGCCACCCAACTCCTGTACACCATCAAGGACCTGACGGCCTCCCGGCTGGACCGGGTCGAACTCCAGCGCGCCGACGGCAAGACGACGCTGTGCTGGGTGACGCGCGCCTCCGCCGCGCCGCTGGCCAACCGGGTGCCGAGCCAGGTGCACCAGTACTACGTGGACAAGGACTTCCGGCTCGTCCGGATGTCGCTCAACGTGGCCGCGGAGGAGCAGCAGCCTCAGGAGAAGCCCGAGTCGGTGCCCGGACCGTTGGCCACCGCGGCCACGTTCAAGGTGGGCTCCGCCGCCGTCACCTACGACGAGAAGCGGGCCGCGGTGGTCTCCGAGGACGGTCGCGGGCTCCACGTGGTCAACATGACGACCGCCGGCCCGATGCCGCCGGCGCTGCTGACCAGCAAGGGCAGGCTGTCCGCGCCCAGTTGGGACGCGCACGGCGACCTGTGGGTCGCGGACCTCGATCCGCAGAACCAGGGGTTGTGGCGGGTGCCCGGCGGTACCGGCACCCCGCAGAAGGTCGACGTCGCGGGCCTGGACGACGGGAAGATCACCGGCCTGAAGGCCTCCCCGGACGGGGTGCGGATCGCGCTGCTCGTCCAGAAGGGCGACGACCGCAAGAACCTGTACGTCGGTCGGATCGAGCGGCCCGAACGCAAGGGCGACGTCTCGCCCGTGTCGGTGCGCGAACTGCGCCCGGCGGCCCCGCAGATGGCGGACGTGATGGCGATGAGCTGGGCGCCGCGCGGCAGGCTGCTGGTCGTGGGCAAGGAGAACGGCGGGATCACGCAGGCCCGCTACATGCTCGCCGACGGGTCGATGGTGGCGGCGAGCCTGCCCGGAGCGGCCGGCCTGACCGGGATCGGGGCGTACGAGGACGAGGCGCAGCCCGTGGTGGCCTCCTCCGACGAGGACGGCATCGTGTGGCTGCCTCCGGGTGCGCAGTGGCGCACGGTGGCGGCCGGCGGCCGGGCCCCGGTCTACCCGGGCTGA
- a CDS encoding ComF family protein, translating to MRVPRVREWWRELSGLVLPVDCAGCGAARVSVCPECLEALGGAGAGRVRPSPAPPGLPAVHAGAVYADAVREIVLAHKERGALPLAGPLGAALTAAVLLSLPGGAGGGAAGTSGEVVLVPVPSARHRTRARGHDPARRIALAASAGLRGKGVPARVVPALRLRRRVADQADLGARERRENVAGALAAGPAGVRSAAGARIVVVDDLVTTGATLAEASRALRAGGLWPVGAAVVAAPADSFVPAESFVRIRSTTRVGRKTRE from the coding sequence GTGCGGGTGCCTCGGGTGCGGGAGTGGTGGCGGGAGCTGTCCGGGCTGGTCCTGCCGGTGGACTGCGCCGGCTGCGGGGCCGCGCGGGTGTCGGTGTGTCCGGAGTGCCTGGAGGCGTTGGGTGGGGCCGGTGCGGGTCGGGTACGGCCGTCGCCGGCGCCCCCGGGACTGCCCGCGGTGCATGCGGGCGCGGTGTACGCCGACGCCGTCCGCGAGATCGTACTGGCCCACAAGGAGCGGGGCGCGCTGCCCCTGGCCGGCCCGCTCGGGGCCGCCCTCACGGCCGCCGTGCTGCTGTCGCTGCCGGGCGGGGCCGGCGGTGGGGCGGCGGGGACGTCGGGCGAGGTGGTTCTGGTGCCCGTGCCCTCCGCGCGACACCGGACCCGGGCCCGCGGGCACGATCCCGCGCGCAGGATCGCGCTGGCCGCGTCGGCGGGTCTGCGCGGGAAGGGGGTTCCCGCGCGCGTGGTGCCCGCGCTGAGGCTGCGCCGGCGGGTGGCGGACCAGGCGGACCTCGGGGCGCGGGAACGCCGGGAGAACGTCGCCGGTGCCCTCGCGGCGGGACCGGCCGGGGTGCGGTCGGCGGCCGGGGCGCGGATCGTGGTGGTGGACGACCTCGTCACGACCGGGGCGACGCTGGCGGAGGCGTCCCGGGCGCTGCGAGCAGGCGGTCTGTGGCCGGTGGGAGCCGCGGTGGTCGCGGCCCCCGCGGACTCGTTCGTACCCGCGGAGTCTTTCGTTCGGATCCGGTCGACAACCCGTGTGGGACGAAAAACTCGCGAATAG
- the hpf gene encoding ribosome hibernation-promoting factor, HPF/YfiA family, whose protein sequence is MDIVVKGRKTEVPERFRKHVAEKLNPERIQKLDAKVISLDVEVSKEHNPRQADRSDRVEITLHSRGPVIRAEAAAADAYAALDLAQDKLEARLRKQHDKRYTRRGNGRLSAAEVADVVPGVAQLDGNGELVTDEATDGVPTTKVGPLDVQGEGPLIVREKTHSASPMSLDQALYEMELVGHDFYLFVDSETKLPSVVYRRHAYDYGVIHVNPDGASSAEEPRGGAGGSLGG, encoded by the coding sequence GTGGACATCGTCGTCAAGGGCCGCAAGACCGAAGTGCCCGAGCGGTTCCGCAAGCACGTGGCAGAGAAGCTGAATCCCGAGCGGATCCAGAAGCTCGACGCCAAGGTGATCAGCTTGGACGTCGAGGTGTCCAAGGAGCACAACCCGCGGCAGGCCGACCGTTCCGACCGCGTGGAGATCACACTGCATTCGCGGGGCCCCGTCATTCGGGCGGAAGCCGCAGCCGCCGACGCGTACGCGGCGCTGGACCTGGCTCAGGACAAGCTGGAGGCCCGGCTGCGCAAGCAGCACGACAAGCGGTACACCCGCCGCGGCAACGGCCGGCTGTCCGCGGCCGAGGTCGCCGACGTCGTGCCGGGCGTCGCGCAGCTCGACGGCAACGGCGAACTCGTCACGGACGAGGCGACCGACGGAGTGCCGACCACCAAGGTCGGACCCCTCGACGTGCAGGGCGAAGGCCCCCTGATCGTCCGGGAGAAGACCCACTCGGCGTCGCCCATGTCGCTGGACCAGGCTCTGTACGAGATGGAGCTGGTGGGTCACGACTTCTATCTGTTCGTCGACTCCGAGACCAAGCTGCCCAGCGTCGTCTACCGGCGCCACGCCTATGACTACGGCGTCATCCACGTCAACCCGGACGGTGCCTCCAGCGCGGAGGAGCCGCGCGGCGGCGCGGGTGGATCGCTCGGCGGCTGA
- a CDS encoding response regulator produces the protein MADSFGPVRGDDGAGCREVGRGTRGDGVAGSGESGDTAGEPIRVLVVDDHALFRRGLEIVLAQEEDIQVVGEAGDGAEAVDKAADLLPDIVLMDVRMPRRGGIEACTSIKEVAPSAKIIMLTISDEEADLYDAIKAGATGYLLKEISTDEVATAIRAVADGQSQISPSMASKLLTEFKSMIQRTDERRLVPAPRLTDRELEVLKLVATGMNNRDIAKELFISENTVKNHVRNILEKLQLHSRMEAVVYAMREKILEIR, from the coding sequence ATGGCGGACAGCTTCGGGCCGGTGCGCGGTGACGACGGCGCGGGCTGTCGTGAGGTGGGGCGGGGGACGCGCGGTGACGGCGTCGCCGGTTCCGGTGAATCCGGTGACACGGCCGGGGAACCCATTCGGGTGCTCGTGGTCGACGACCACGCACTCTTCCGGCGCGGGCTGGAGATCGTCCTCGCGCAGGAGGAGGACATCCAGGTCGTCGGCGAGGCCGGTGACGGCGCGGAGGCGGTGGACAAGGCCGCCGATCTGCTGCCGGACATCGTGCTGATGGACGTGCGGATGCCCCGGCGCGGCGGGATCGAGGCGTGCACGTCGATCAAGGAGGTCGCCCCCTCCGCGAAGATCATCATGCTGACGATCAGCGACGAGGAGGCCGACCTCTACGACGCGATCAAGGCGGGCGCCACGGGATACCTCCTCAAGGAGATCTCCACGGACGAAGTGGCCACGGCCATCCGGGCCGTGGCGGACGGCCAGTCGCAGATCAGCCCCTCGATGGCGTCGAAGCTGCTCACCGAGTTCAAGTCGATGATCCAACGGACGGACGAGCGGCGGCTCGTGCCGGCGCCGAGGCTCACGGACCGGGAGCTGGAGGTCCTGAAGCTGGTCGCCACCGGGATGAACAACCGCGACATCGCGAAGGAACTGTTCATCTCGGAGAACACCGTGAAGAACCACGTGCGGAACATCCTGGAGAAGCTGCAACTGCACTCCAGGATGGAGGCCGTGGTGTACGCGATGCGGGAGAAGATCCTGGAGATCCGCTAG
- a CDS encoding winged helix-turn-helix domain-containing protein, protein MTTVPPPTVSLSADEARRIALRAQGFLGAPDRRGGVRGVLRHLGAVQLDTISVLARSHELIPYARLGAVGRPAVEAAYWSDRHAFEYWSHAACILPIEEWPHFAFRRRARRARGHRWHVLQDKERSTRTVLERLRAEGPLTSTGLGGAKNGGEWFEWSETKIAVEWLLDTGEVVCAERRGWKRVYDLPERAVPDALLHDDLDDRECLRRLVALAGRSLGVGTRADIADYHRLGGAQFDAVVEESGLVPVEVAGWSKPAWADPAALGSAPRGRHRTTLLSPFDSLVWDRPRTERIFGFTHRLEAYVPKPKRIHGYFAMPLLAGGRLRGRVDPAREGTTLVARQLSLTDPAAARPMAEALREAASWVGCDTVRVERAGTAAEAAAVTAELAAL, encoded by the coding sequence ATGACGACCGTGCCGCCGCCGACCGTGTCCCTGTCCGCCGACGAGGCCCGCCGGATCGCGCTGCGCGCGCAGGGTTTCCTGGGCGCGCCCGACCGCCGGGGCGGTGTCCGGGGCGTCCTGCGCCACCTGGGCGCGGTCCAGCTGGACACGATCTCCGTCCTGGCGCGTTCGCACGAACTGATCCCGTACGCACGCCTGGGCGCGGTCGGCCGGCCCGCCGTGGAGGCGGCGTACTGGTCGGACCGGCACGCCTTCGAGTACTGGTCGCACGCCGCCTGCATCCTCCCGATCGAGGAGTGGCCGCACTTCGCGTTCCGCCGTCGCGCCCGACGGGCGCGCGGCCACCGCTGGCACGTCCTCCAGGACAAGGAGCGCTCGACCAGGACGGTCCTGGAGCGGCTCCGGGCCGAGGGTCCGCTCACCTCCACCGGGCTGGGCGGCGCCAAGAACGGCGGCGAGTGGTTCGAGTGGTCCGAGACCAAGATCGCGGTGGAGTGGCTGCTCGACACGGGCGAGGTGGTCTGCGCCGAGCGACGTGGCTGGAAACGCGTGTACGACCTGCCCGAGCGGGCCGTCCCGGACGCCCTGCTCCACGACGACCTGGACGACCGGGAGTGCCTGCGCCGGCTGGTGGCGCTGGCCGGCCGGTCGCTGGGCGTCGGGACCCGCGCGGACATCGCGGACTACCACCGCCTGGGGGGAGCCCAGTTCGACGCGGTGGTCGAGGAGTCGGGTCTGGTCCCGGTGGAGGTGGCGGGCTGGTCCAAGCCGGCCTGGGCCGACCCGGCCGCACTGGGGTCGGCGCCTCGGGGCCGGCACCGCACGACGCTGCTCTCGCCGTTCGACTCCCTGGTCTGGGACCGGCCGCGCACCGAGCGGATCTTCGGGTTCACGCACCGCCTGGAGGCGTACGTGCCCAAACCCAAGCGGATACACGGGTACTTCGCCATGCCGTTGCTGGCCGGCGGGCGGCTCCGGGGCCGGGTGGACCCCGCCCGGGAGGGCACGACCCTGGTGGCCCGCCAGCTCTCCCTGACCGATCCCGCGGCCGCCCGTCCCATGGCCGAGGCGCTGCGCGAGGCGGCCTCCTGGGTCGGCTGTGACACGGTGCGCGTCGAGCGCGCCGGCACCGCGGCCGAGGCGGCGGCCGTCACGGCGGAGCTGGCCGCCCTGTAG
- a CDS encoding GNAT family N-acetyltransferase: protein MEPTTLTTARLHLRPFVPADADEVYAAAQDPDVQRWTLVPSPYERVHADTFVGEISPTGWREGTGYSFAVRLGADGPLVAAIGVHVRVVDGENGYEVGYWATKEHRGNGHMTEALGAVARWAFTELGAPRLEWRAEVGNAGSRAVAEKAGFRFEGLLRAGLVKRGTVRDCWIGALLPEDLGLPSPLAYLPSPSA, encoded by the coding sequence ATGGAGCCCACGACACTGACCACCGCGCGTCTGCACCTGCGCCCCTTCGTCCCGGCCGACGCCGACGAGGTCTACGCGGCCGCCCAGGACCCCGACGTCCAACGGTGGACCCTCGTCCCCTCCCCGTACGAGCGGGTGCACGCCGACACCTTCGTCGGCGAGATCTCCCCGACGGGCTGGCGCGAGGGCACCGGGTACAGCTTCGCCGTGCGCCTCGGCGCGGACGGCCCGCTCGTCGCGGCCATCGGCGTGCACGTGCGCGTGGTCGACGGGGAGAACGGCTACGAGGTCGGCTACTGGGCGACCAAGGAGCACCGCGGCAACGGCCACATGACCGAGGCCCTGGGCGCCGTCGCCCGCTGGGCCTTCACCGAGCTGGGCGCGCCCCGCCTGGAATGGCGGGCCGAGGTCGGCAACGCGGGCTCGCGCGCCGTCGCGGAGAAGGCCGGCTTCCGCTTCGAGGGTCTCCTGCGCGCCGGCCTGGTCAAGCGCGGCACCGTACGGGACTGCTGGATCGGCGCCCTGCTCCCCGAGGACCTCGGGTTGCCGTCGCCGCTCGCCTACCTGCCGTCGCCCTCGGCGTGA